The DNA segment AaagtggacacacacagactcacactcaAACATCTTCCTAAAAGAGATGTGAGAGTTATTGAACACGCAAATAAGAAGACAGGAATAAAAGACAGAGGTGAAATGTGGCAGACAGGGACAGTTAAGGAAAAACTTCCTGCTGGTGtgtcacacactgctgtcagtCTGGCTATTCAGAAAcccagctgtgtttgtgtgtcagggAATGTGTGGCTGAACCGTGAAGATACTAGGTCAGGACTAGGACAGTGCGGGAttacgctctctctctctctctctctctctctctctctctctctctctctctctctctctctctctctctctctctctctctctctctctccctctctatgtgtgtgtgtgtgtgacgtagTGCTCAACTGGTAGCATCCTAACATGTTAATCCCTGACAGATTAGCAACTGTTTCACTCGAGCTAGCACGCACCTTTCTTTACATTGCTCTCCTTTCTTTAGTCCCTTCTACTTTATTTGGCTCTTTCACTTGTTGTGCTTCACTTTAGTTTTGATGAGCAGtgctttctttattttgtcCACGTTactcttcagctgcttctcctcctctccatctcttGCTGTAGGTCATGAATAGATTAGTGTTCCATTGATCATTGCACTGCTCATTAGAAACACattaatatgtgtgtgtgtatatatatatatatatatatatatatatatatatatatatatatatatatatttaaaaagtaaTATAAGTAGCTACATTTATGAGTCTGAAATATATGAAATTAAGAAATAACTTTTCCTTGTCTTGTCTTTTGTGTAAGAAGATGCTGGAAGgtgtttatgttttttggtctcggTGGTTTTCGCTTCTTTCTGTCTTggtgagacagaaaacaaatcagttcATGTAGTTTTATTTGGTGACCCTGATGTTTATACTTTGGTCGTTAGTTGCTGAtttgaaaatatcttttttttttttttttttttttttttaatctttcaggTTTCActccatttttttgttttggattttcttCTCAGTATGAGTCAGAAACCTGTTAATTTATGTTCCATTCGGCAGCCTGCAGGGTTCCATAGCAGCTCAAAATATTAATCAGAGCATTTAGTGGATTATTCCAAGTTTTGACCTTTGGCCTTCAGACAGATAGACAGCTGGGCAATCCTCCAAATAGACAGATAATGAAGGTGGACAAGATGACTGAAATGGCAttcagaggcagagcggcacTCACCAGCACAGTGAGTCGCTCCACAGACCAAACAGAGTGCTGCTTGTATTTACTGTTGGGAAATGTGCTGAGCGGCGTTCCAAGCCTCTTCCTGACCTCCATCAatactgatgaacagctgactcacccacacacacttgaGACAGAGTTGTGTTTAAGCACATTCCATTTTCCACAAACTTCAgccttaaagggatagttcgggatttttgataTGAATCTGtgtggcatccccgtcagcagtgttgttcattcacaccgacttacccctgacagcgtccagtgagcggaggtcctgtccggtttaggtccagacgaaagtagtccggcaagtttgctggggttccaaaaataaagcgtttttcttctcaaaccaatatgtgttcgaaagagtgatatatttgcatcacaaaccaTTGACGacaaaaaagtcagacctcgtaaacgcttggcactattttctctcccttcatatcactccacgccgcctccagctggcagcCGTGCTGGTTTCACTTGTTTACCGCtagtaaagagctagctagctctagctctagctgttagcatctcgcagagtgatatgaagggagagaaaatagtgccaagcatttacgaggtctgactttttgcTGTTCCACAAGATATAAGgttctggttttttttgtttgttttttttgcgaATACGGTGATTACAATGTAACCTGAAGCATATCTACccagagatacagtaggtggtagtatgttggtcgccacccgccattgcccagaagaagaagaaggtctgACTTTTTTGTCGTCAAtggtttgtgatgcaaatatattaCTCTTTcgcacacatattggtttgagaagaaaaacgctttattttcggaaccccagcaaacttgccgggctactttcctctggaccgaAACcagacaggatctccgctcactggacgctgtcaggggtaaatccgtgtgaatgaacaacactgctgacggggatgccatcatgtcaaaaatcccaaactatCCCTTTAATGACCAGTCTATGCTTACATAAGCATACTTACAGCGACTTTTTGTCATTTGATATATTCTGCAGTCATTCCTGAATGACCAAGGTCACATAAATCTGATAAAACCTCGTGGTGAAATACAAGGCAACTGGAAAAACTAGCACATGTGAAGAGGCCTACCTTGAAGTTCCTATTACCGGAGAGGCCACATTCTGCCCAGTTTGACTGGAAGTGGGCTGCATCAGTAAATGGCACATAACCTGTACTGTATACACTGGCAGGCAGCTCCAAAATTTCCCCATATTTGCATGTAGGAAAATGTGAATAATTGAAGATGCACTGCTTGATACAAACACAGTGTTGCATGTCCTTTTCAAATCTGATTTTCTCAGGCACATTCtgtctttttaatgaaacaaggCTGACCCCAGAGGAAGGATTTGAAACTGTTGTTGCTTTAATTGAATACTAGCTGTTACCACAGCCTTTGCTTCTTCACACTCAAGTGGACTGACTTTGGCTCATGGGTCACGTGTCTGACAACCCCatttcatgaattaaaaaaagggaaagtgTCCTTTCCTCCACAGAATCACATCAGCACAATAAATTGAGTCATGATGAAACTCAAATTGTAATCTGGTTTAAagcaggcctttctgtgtggagttcgaatgttctccctgtgtgttggtttcctcccacagtccaaaaacacgcaTTGAGGTTAGTTGgtgaccctgaattgcccctaggtgtgagtgtgtatggtgttctgtctctctgtgtgtgttttccctgggatggactgtccagggtgtgtcctgccATCATTCAtactgagctgtgattggctccagcaccccatGACCCTGCACAGGACTAAGCAGGACTGAAGAGGAATCTATGCATGGTTGCATTCAGTATTATTTGTTGTCTCCCTCAACCTATTTCTTGCATACAGTTTCAATTTACCTCAAAATTAATAACTGTAAATAGCTGATAATCGTACAATACCTGAATAAATTATGTAGCTGTTGCCGCTGGTATGTTTTATCCTCTTGCTCGAGCAGTCTTGTACTTCCAGTCCCTTCATCTGACTGTTGTGTATTCCTTATTCTTGTTCACTTAATTTTGTTAGAATTTCATTTGAATGCTTTCAagaatttgtaaaaaaaaaaaaaaattaaattaaatacaaaaatcCCATTAAGCACAGCTAGTGATCCTCTAAAGCTACTACAGAAATTCACAAATTCGGCTGTCATTATTTAGACATTTAATTTGATGTGGAAAAATTCATTACAGCAGAGAAACAATTACAGTTCACTTTTTGAGAACATGCACATAAATCTAAAATCTTCCAGATCCTCAGGGGACGAGTTCAGTTGCGACAATAAGAACACGGATGGACCAGAAGCAGTGAAACGTTACTTTTATCGAAACTTCCTTTAAATACTGTTGTAGTAATAACATGAATCCGCTGGTGTCTACTGCATGTGCTTGGCCAGGGCTGCGATGAGCGCAGCACCTTTCCCGCTGCCTTCCTCTGATGGCAGGAAGGTCACGTCACACTGAGGAGCCAGAGCTCGGGTCGTCTCCTGGAGGATTCGAGAGAAactacaaacagaaaacagaaaaataatcaaaaaaattTTTACAATGCTATTATTTTTGGTTAGTAACTCACTAGAGGTGAAATCAAAGACTCACTGGGGATGTAATTTGTAGAGCGTCCCATCTACCCCGACAGTGATGTTCAGACGGTCCAGTCCTCGGTTCTCTCGGATCTTATCGACGACTGCCGCCATTCCTGCCCCACACAGCTGAGCTGCACGGCGCGATATTGCTCCACATACCtacacaacaatgaaaacctTTATCAATAttgcaacagaaaacaatctGTTGGAGCCACTGTTTGCTGACACAGACGAAATGCGCCACACAAAGCAGTGGAAAAACATTTCTCAACATCAAGCTGTGGTTGCAGCAGAGAGCGTGATTTTCTAGACATGACTTCAACTTTTAACCTCTTTCTAACAGTGGAGTCACTTTTGACAACAGTACAGAGAATAAAGGCAcatacgtaaaaaaaaaaatggaatatcATTTATTATGGTTTTTACACTTATTCCTACACTTAACATAAAAAATACAGAGATTAAAGCAAATTTAAATTTTGCTCCTGATAATTATGGTTCTTGgtataaaaatgtaattaaaaattcaaataaaaaaactatCTAATCTTatgatataattaaataatttcagtcatttttgtaAGACTTTTAACTTAGAATTATAGataatgaaaaaggttgaaaatatttcattcttTTGCAACGAATCAATAAAAATAGAGTCAATTCTTTGAAGAAAGATTCAACATagttattcatttaattttcgTGTTCAAGACTTACCTGGATGCATTCAAAAATAAAGCTTTCatatgttttaaatatttgtatAAACATTTATTGGCTTTTATAAGCTTCTAAGATGTCATGCCTCTCAAGTGTCTCTCTGGTTTTTAATGTGAAGAAACAAAAGCCAGGATCTGAACGTGACTTGTAGAGACTTGGTGATGACCCAAAGACGACCAAGAAAGCACAGCCGGCCTGTTGCTCTGATTTCAATCAAAAGGCATCAAATGTGACCGAGCCCTGCCGGTCCGTCCTCTACCTCTTTGACAGTGATGATATCAACGCAGGTGCCTTCGAGTCCCATATGCTGCAGGATTGATCTGACCTGCAGGAGGGCCAGGCGGTCGCTGAAGGAAGACAAAACACAGACTTATGGGAAGGAAAAgtgcagcttcacactgaaGCCTTTACTGatttttggaaatatttcaaaagacGTGCATGATTACAATTTGAATCATGATCATGGATGTCGCAAACACTTCTCGGTTAATTTACAAATTATAaagtttgtaaaataaataaataaaatttcagCCGAAATGTTGCACTGATGTTGCACAACAATTGTGCGTTTCTTGCAAAATAGTTGCAAGCAGCAAATATTTGAAGAACGTCTCATGCATGTGAGGAGGGAAGGGGAGCATGGAGAAAAGGCCCAAGAATGCAGACAGAGTCGAAACCAAGAGGAAAGATCAgcaaagaagaaccagaaccaaagTCTAAAGAAGAGCCAAGCATCAATtcaaggtgaaactaaacattaggagaaataaacaaactgacaagCCAGAGGGtttcacacaaatacacagaggCACACAGGATCAGGCTGAAACACGCGGAGGATGGAGCAACAGGGTGTGTCAAGGCCAACAGCAGACACATTAGAACAGAGGAAGACAACCATGTACAGCCAGCTCTCAAAAGTACCAAACATCCTGTATCTTACCTCTCTATCTGAGACAGATATTTGGTCTCAAATATTCCAGGTGTTTTCAGAGCTTCACTGACGTATCCTTTGAACAGCAAACCTCTTATGGTCAGATTCAGCAATACCCGACGGACAATTTCACCTAAATACATCCCACTGGTCAGCTTTTCAAACCTGAGCACATATAAAATGAAAGCTTGTGCTTAGAGCTCTGGCAGAAAGAGCAACACACATGAGAATGATCCACACTGCCCAAAGGTGAAGTTAAATGTATAATCAGACCTTTGTTTTCCAGGGTTGATGGAGTTTTGGTCCACCTCGGTGTCGTCACTTGTCATGATATCGTCCAGAGTGCCATCGTCCCCGAGTCCGCCCCATTCTGTGTTTATACACATCTTTGAAAAGTCAGCATCACTGTGTTGCCCGTTTCCACCCTGGCCTTCCTGCAGacaacaaaatcaataaaacttTGCATAAATACTTTACTGATCAAGAACGACTGCAGCTCATTGACAAACTGAACGTTGTGACTTTAACCTTTTTCTCATCTCCGTCACGCAAGTCCTGAACTCCATTTGGTTTTCTCATATATTCTTTGGACTTTTCAATGTTCTTCACTTCTTCCATGTAACAAACGTTTGAGCCAGTTCCTGTTAAACACAATCAGATGCTTTATTTCTGCATTACATTAAAAATATGGACTTCTTTTAAAGGCTCCTGCTTAGAGGCAGATCCAACATCAAGAGAAggagaaatacacaaaaacaagcattatTATTCCAGTCTTTGATGTATCATCATTACTACAAACCAATCATGAACTTTCACTATTGATCTCAAACTGTGTGAAATAAAGAATCGTAAAGCTTCTCACCAGCGATCAGTGCGACCTGGCACTGCGGGTCTTCATAGGCGCAGCTCATCAGCGTGCCGACAGTGTCATTGACCAACGCCACAATGTCCAAGTCAAACTCCTgtaggtgagagagagagagagagagagagagagagagagagaggtgtcaAAGCAAAGGACGCGCATGCaggcacgcacatacacacaacacaTTCAGGTCATCATTATTAAACTGTTAGCTCTGACTGAAGAATGTGATTAGATAGCAGAAGTTTACACATAAATGTACAAGGTTCAATTGAATTCAAGCTATGGCATGGTATAGAtttattgtttctgttgttgtcttTGCTTTATTGCTGTGAAATGATAAATAACATCAGAGAaaatgtactgtaaaaggaTTATTTCACTCAGCAGTGTGCTGCTGTTCTGAATATCAGCTGTAATTATCTTAAGTGGCCTTATGCCTCCAACCACATCCCAGCTGTGCTGATGTCCAGGACAGCAGCACTCCCTCTCCTGCGATaacacatacagtatattatATATGATAAAGCTGTGCTGTAATTGGGCTCACATCGCGTCTCTTGATGGCCTCCCGAAGCATGTCGACAACGTCGTGTCCTTCACAGTTTGTGGCCTTGAAGCCTTTGGTCCAGCTCAACAAAGTGGCCTTCAGAACACACacgggttaaaaaataaataaataaatttagaGAACATAATTTAGGGTTAGGCAaacttgtttatttgttttatcatttgaaataaaataagtaaatctGCTTAATCTGTGATATGAAGTGTTACAGTGTCAGCTGAATGCTTACTGTATCGAGAGCCGTCTGCTCACAGGGGAACGAGAAGGTGAAGCCTGCCGGAAGACGAGTGTTCTTCATCCCCATGTAGTCCAGGAAGTCGCCAACACACTGtgccaagtagtcaaacaactggaggaaacacagaaTAGAACAATTTagagagtttttttctttaaagcaaaCAGTCTAATTCTTTACAGCATTTTAAAGTTCATCGCTGATGCAAACTCAGTTTTATGTTTAATAATTAAAAGTGTGCTCTAAAGTGCTGTCGGTTTAGTTAcgtctctcacctcctctccagTTCCCTGCATTATCTCCAGAGGTATTTTGTAGATTTTGTGgtacagttttgtgttttgctgcaggccttttttaaaattcaccAGCATGGCTCTGAAGTTGGTTCCTCCCAAGTCTAAAGCCAGGTATTTCCCATgctctggagaaaaaaactaaatattaaCCACATATATTCAGGAGCATAGAGGGATGAACTGATTATCGTGTCTTATATATTGGTTTCTGACCTGAGCCATCAGGTGTGCGATACACAAACGAGGGCAGCATCTTGACTTCAGAGGGACCGTCGGTCTTCAGGCccgcctgcagcgctgccctCATCCTGGCCTtgaccagctgcagctgctcccagCTCAGTTTGAAGGAGTTCAGAGTCTCATCCACCTGGAATAACCGACCatgttgagcagctgtgtgtgtgagcggtgAGCTGTGTGGTTGTTACTGAGTTCTGGCGAAACTCTCACCTGTCGCTTCCTGGAGGCCAGGCGCTGAGCGACGGCTGACACCAGGGCTGCACCTTTGCTGCTGCCGCTCTCTGACAGGACAAATCTGACATGGCACTCAGGAAGCAGCCGCCGCACCACTTTATGGAGACGTTTGGGATACCTGACACACACAGCGGTGACAAACGCTGTAGCTTTCTCTCATCAATAACACTGATGTACTGTGTAGATATGTTAGAGTCCATAATCGTATTTAATTCGAACGAATATCTAAAACATGCAAGGTTGTACTGTTTTTAGTGGGTCAGTGTTGataactgcttttctttttagttgcacacgcacacacagagaaacagtaaaaatgtagGCAGTAATGGGTTAATTAATGATCACTATTATAACATTTTGCACAGCTGTTGTGGATTCAGTCAACTTATTtgttatattatatatattgttATATATAGCTGAAGATCTGTAGAGCTCCATTTTCGCTCCTTCCTCTGAACAGACTTTTAGCGCTGGTCAAACCTGTTGTCTTCTGccaaaccttttctttttttaaaaacactgcgaatatttgcatatttttaaGAACGCTGTGTGCTGCCTGTCAATCATTCACACAGCTCAGCAAACTGAGTCCCATTTACCAACTAACAAAAGTAGTATTAGTTTTAGGGACTAAtccattttaatttttgttAATGTGGATACTGTTGCAAATTTTCCGATCTGCAGCAACTGAAAATATTCCATCCATCGATCCTCTGCACGACTTTTTCATCAGACCCAATCTAACAAACAGATTGCGAGTTCATCACAGGAAATACACAGACCATCATGCTTACAGGTGAAAATGAAtcataatgcatgttttttggcaGGATGAGACACATGAAGAAGATGCACGGCCATGCAGAAAGGCCCAGCCTGGATTTGAAGAACCTTTAACTCACTGACACTTTTGTAAAAGGTCCATTCACACTGCCAACGATGAAACGTGAGCTTTGGGGAGTGTTTCCATAGAAACTCACTGTGGGTGTGTCTTGTACACAGTTCCATCCACACCGATAGTGATCCTCAGCTCTCTGGTGTTACGGTTTTTCTGTATTCGGGTGAGGATGGCAGCCAGGCCTGCAGCCACCAGGTTTGAGGACCTGAAGGACACGATGGTGCTGATGTGTTGAACAGCGATGCAGTCGTCAGCTGATGGAGACAGGTTCAGAGACTCCAGTATCTCTCTGGTATGGCCCAGGCAATTTTTGTatctggaagaagaaaaaaaaaccatgactGTTCTGCTTTGGGACGGTGCCAGTGAGACATGGTAGAATGAGATGAGCTTACTCCTCCATGGCCGCCACATGTGCAGTGGTGATCGTCCCTTTGGTCCTCAGCGCATTAGTCACACGTCCATCAAACAATAATCCCAGTTTAGCCATCTTTAAGACAACCAGCCGGACCAGCTCACCCAGATACATCCCGCTTACCATCTTCTCGAAGCTACAGTCAGGAAAAACAAGGACGAGACAAACCGAGGACATGAAGCTTCATAATGTGCCAGGCAGGTGATGCTGCATCATACACAAAGCTGGTTC comes from the Salarias fasciatus chromosome 1, fSalaFa1.1, whole genome shotgun sequence genome and includes:
- the LOC115390953 gene encoding putative hexokinase HKDC1 isoform X1 codes for the protein MLAVHLVSFFFSKLQENPTKKVDRFLHKMRLNDEQLNDISARFQAEMKKGLSAESNAAAAVKMLPTHVRSTPDGTEKGQFLALDLGGSKFKVLQIKVREDQGIRKGGVEIEEKTYPIPNEVLNGRGTELFDHVSESLKDFMHEKNINPKKKHPLAFTFSFPCEQPTLDQGFLLEWTKDFSVRGLQGKDVVDSLRQAIKRTGGMDMEILAMVNDTVATMMTCGFDDKNCEVGVIIGSGTNACYMEQLNHVDLVEGDEGQMCVSTEWGALGDDGTLDDYITEFDREVDACSINPGKQIFEKMVSGMYLGELVRLVVLKMAKLGLLFDGRVTNALRTKGTITTAHVAAMEEYKNCLGHTREILESLNLSPSADDCIAVQHISTIVSFRSSNLVAAGLAAILTRIQKNRNTRELRITIGVDGTVYKTHPQYPKRLHKVVRRLLPECHVRFVLSESGSSKGAALVSAVAQRLASRKRQVDETLNSFKLSWEQLQLVKARMRAALQAGLKTDGPSEVKMLPSFVYRTPDGSEHGKYLALDLGGTNFRAMLVNFKKGLQQNTKLYHKIYKIPLEIMQGTGEELFDYLAQCVGDFLDYMGMKNTRLPAGFTFSFPCEQTALDTATLLSWTKGFKATNCEGHDVVDMLREAIKRRDEFDLDIVALVNDTVGTLMSCAYEDPQCQVALIAGTGSNVCYMEEVKNIEKSKEYMRKPNGVQDLRDGDEKKVKGGNGQHSDADFSKMCINTEWGGLGDDGTLDDIMTSDDTEVDQNSINPGKQRFEKLTSGMYLGEIVRRVLLNLTIRGLLFKGYVSEALKTPGIFETKYLSQIESDRLALLQVRSILQHMGLEGTCVDIITVKEVCGAISRRAAQLCGAGMAAVVDKIRENRGLDRLNITVGVDGTLYKLHPHFSRILQETTRALAPQCDVTFLPSEEGSGKGAALIAALAKHMQ
- the LOC115390953 gene encoding putative hexokinase HKDC1 isoform X4 encodes the protein MLAVHLVSFFFSKLQENPTKKVDRFLHKMRLNDEQLNDISARFQAEMKKGLSAESNAAAAVKMLPTHVRSTPDGTEKGQFLALDLGGSKFKVLQIKVREDQGIRKGGVEIEEKTYPIPNEVLNGRGTELFDHVSESLKDFMHEKNINPKKKHPLAFTFSFPCEQPTLDQGFLLEWTKDFSVRGLQGKDVVDSLRQAIKRTGGMDMEILAMVNDTVATMMTCGFDDKNCEVGVIIGSGTNACYMEQLNHVDLVEGDEGQMCVSTEWGALGDDGTLDDYITEFDREVDACSINPGKQIFEKMVSGMYLGELVRLVVLKMAKLGLLFDGRVTNALRTKGTITTAHVAAMEEYKNCLGHTREILESLNLSPSADDCIAVQHISTIVSFRSSNLVAAGLAAILTRIQKNRNTRELRITIGVDGTVYKTHPQYPKRLHKVVRRLLPECHVRFVLSESGSSKGAALVSAVAQRLASRKRQVDETLNSFKLSWEQLQLVKARMRAALQAGLKTDGPSEVKMLPSFVYRTPDGSEHGKYLALDLGGTNFRAMLVNFKKGLQQNTKLYHKIYKIPLEIMQGTGEELFDYLAQCVGDFLDYMGMKNTRLPAGFTFSFPCEQTALDTATLLSWTKGFKATNCEGHDVVDMLREAIKRRDEFDLDIVALVNDTVGTLMSCAYEDPQCQVALIAGTGSNVCYMEEVKNIEKSKEYMRKPNGVQDLRDGDEKKMCINTEWGGLGDDGTLDDIMTSDDTEVDQNSINPGKQRFEKLTSGMYLGEIVRRVLLNLTIRGLLFKGYVSEALKTPGIFETKYLSQIESDRLALLQVRSILQHMGLEGTCVDIITVKEVCGAISRRAAQLCGAGMAAVVDKIRENRGLDRLNITVGVDGTLYKLHPHFSRILQETTRALAPQCDVTFLPSEEGSGKGAALIAALAKHMQ
- the LOC115390953 gene encoding putative hexokinase HKDC1 isoform X3, which gives rise to MLAVHLVSFFFSKLQENPTKKVDRFLHKMRLNDEQLNDISARFQAEMKKGLSAESNAAAAVKMLPTHVRSTPDGTEKGQFLALDLGGSKFKVLQIKVREDQGIRKGGVEIEEKTYPIPNEVLNGRGTELFDHVSESLKDFMHEKNINPKKKHPLAFTFSFPCEQPTLDQGFLLEWTKDFSVRGLQGKDVVDSLRQAIKRTGGMDMEILAMVNDTVATMMTCGFDDKNCEVGVIIGSGTNACYMEQLNHVDLVEGDEGQMCVSTEWGALGDDGTLDDYITEFDREVDACSINPGKQIFEKMVSGMYLGELVRLVVLKMAKLGLLFDGRVTNALRTKGTITTAHVAAMEEYKNCLGHTREILESLNLSPSADDCIAVQHISTIVSFRSSNLVAAGLAAILTRIQKNRNTRELRITIGVDGTVYKTHPQYPKRLHKVVRRLLPECHVRFVLSESGSSKGAALVSAVAQRLASRKRQVDETLNSFKLSWEQLQLVKARMRAALQAGLKTDGPSEVKMLPSFVYRTPDGSEHGKYLALDLGGTNFRAMLVNFKKGLQQNTKLYHKIYKIPLEIMQGTGEELFDYLAQCVGDFLDYMGMKNTRLPAGFTFSFPCEQTALDTATLLSWTKGFKATNCEGHDVVDMLREAIKRRDEFDLDIVALVNDTVGTLMSCAYEDPQCQVALIAGTGSNVCYMEEVKNIEKSKEYMRKPNGEGQGGNGQHSDADFSKMCINTEWGGLGDDGTLDDIMTSDDTEVDQNSINPGKQRFEKLTSGMYLGEIVRRVLLNLTIRGLLFKGYVSEALKTPGIFETKYLSQIESDRLALLQVRSILQHMGLEGTCVDIITVKEVCGAISRRAAQLCGAGMAAVVDKIRENRGLDRLNITVGVDGTLYKLHPHFSRILQETTRALAPQCDVTFLPSEEGSGKGAALIAALAKHMQ
- the LOC115390953 gene encoding putative hexokinase HKDC1 isoform X2, translated to MLAVHLVSFFFSKLQENPTKKVDRFLHKMRLNDEQLNDISARFQAEMKKGLSAESNAAAAVKMLPTHVRSTPDGTEKGQFLALDLGGSKFKVLQIKVREDQGIRKGGVEIEEKTYPIPNEVLNGRGTELFDHVSESLKDFMHEKNINPKKKHPLAFTFSFPCEQPTLDQGFLLEWTKDFSVRGLQGKDVVDSLRQAIKRTGGMDMEILAMVNDTVATMMTCGFDDKNCEVGVIIGSGTNACYMEQLNHVDLVEGDEGQMCVSTEWGALGDDGTLDDYITEFDREVDACSINPGKQIFEKMVSGMYLGELVRLVVLKMAKLGLLFDGRVTNALRTKGTITTAHVAAMEEYKNCLGHTREILESLNLSPSADDCIAVQHISTIVSFRSSNLVAAGLAAILTRIQKNRNTRELRITIGVDGTVYKTHPQYPKRLHKVVRRLLPECHVRFVLSESGSSKGAALVSAVAQRLASRKRQVDETLNSFKLSWEQLQLVKARMRAALQAGLKTDGPSEVKMLPSFVYRTPDGSEHGKYLALDLGGTNFRAMLVNFKKGLQQNTKLYHKIYKIPLEIMQGTGEELFDYLAQCVGDFLDYMGMKNTRLPAGFTFSFPCEQTALDTATLLSWTKGFKATNCEGHDVVDMLREAIKRRDEFDLDIVALVNDTVGTLMSCAYEDPQCQVALIAGTGSNVCYMEEVKNIEKSKEYMRKPNGVQDLRDGDEKKVKVTTDADFSKMCINTEWGGLGDDGTLDDIMTSDDTEVDQNSINPGKQRFEKLTSGMYLGEIVRRVLLNLTIRGLLFKGYVSEALKTPGIFETKYLSQIESDRLALLQVRSILQHMGLEGTCVDIITVKEVCGAISRRAAQLCGAGMAAVVDKIRENRGLDRLNITVGVDGTLYKLHPHFSRILQETTRALAPQCDVTFLPSEEGSGKGAALIAALAKHMQ
- the LOC115390953 gene encoding putative hexokinase HKDC1 isoform X5 — its product is MLAVHLVSFFFSKLQENPTKKVDRFLHKMRLNDEQLNDISARFQAEMKKGLSAESNAAAAVKMLPTHVRSTPDGTEKGQFLALDLGGSKFKVLQIKVREDQGIRKGGVEIEEKTYPIPNEVLNGRGTELFDHVSESLKDFMHEKNINPKKKHPLAFTFSFPCEQPTLDQGFLLEWTKDFSVRGLQGKDVVDSLRQAIKRTGGMDMEILAMVNDTVATMMTCGFDDKNCEVGVIIGSGTNACYMEQLNHVDLVEGDEGQMCVSTEWGALGDDGTLDDYITEFDREVDACSINPGKQIFEKMVSGMYLGELVRLVVLKMAKLGLLFDGRVTNALRTKGTITTAHVAAMEEYKNCLGHTREILESLNLSPSADDCIAVQHISTIVSFRSSNLVAAGLAAILTRIQKNRNTRELRITIGVDGTVYKTHPQYPKRLHKVVRRLLPECHVRFVLSESGSSKGAALVSAVAQRLASRKRQVDETLNSFKLSWEQLQLVKARMRAALQAGLKTDGPSEVKMLPSFVYRTPDGSEHGKYLALDLGGTNFRAMLVNFKKGLQQNTKLYHKIYKIPLEIMQGTGEELFDYLAQCVGDFLDYMGMKNTRLPAGFTFSFPCEQTALDTATLLSWTKGFKATNCEGHDVVDMLREAIKRRDEFDLDIVALVNDTVGTLMSCAYEDPQCQVALIAGTGSNVCYMEEVKNIENDADFSKMCINTEWGGLGDDGTLDDIMTSDDTEVDQNSINPGKQRFEKLTSGMYLGEIVRRVLLNLTIRGLLFKGYVSEALKTPGIFETKYLSQIESDRLALLQVRSILQHMGLEGTCVDIITVKEVCGAISRRAAQLCGAGMAAVVDKIRENRGLDRLNITVGVDGTLYKLHPHFSRILQETTRALAPQCDVTFLPSEEGSGKGAALIAALAKHMQ
- the LOC115390953 gene encoding putative hexokinase HKDC1 isoform X6, with product MLAVHLVSFFFSKLQENPTKKVDRFLHKMRLNDEQLNDISARFQAEMKKGLSAESNAAAAVKMLPTHVRSTPDGTEKGQFLALDLGGSKFKVLQIKVREDQGIRKGGVEIEEKTYPIPNEVLNGRGTELFDHVSESLKDFMHEKNINPKKKHPLAFTFSFPCEQPTLDQGMDMEILAMVNDTVATMMTCGFDDKNCEVGVIIGSGTNACYMEQLNHVDLVEGDEGQMCVSTEWGALGDDGTLDDYITEFDREVDACSINPGKQIFEKMVSGMYLGELVRLVVLKMAKLGLLFDGRVTNALRTKGTITTAHVAAMEEYKNCLGHTREILESLNLSPSADDCIAVQHISTIVSFRSSNLVAAGLAAILTRIQKNRNTRELRITIGVDGTVYKTHPQYPKRLHKVVRRLLPECHVRFVLSESGSSKGAALVSAVAQRLASRKRQVDETLNSFKLSWEQLQLVKARMRAALQAGLKTDGPSEVKMLPSFVYRTPDGSEHGKYLALDLGGTNFRAMLVNFKKGLQQNTKLYHKIYKIPLEIMQGTGEELFDYLAQCVGDFLDYMGMKNTRLPAGFTFSFPCEQTALDTATLLSWTKGFKATNCEGHDVVDMLREAIKRRDEFDLDIVALVNDTVGTLMSCAYEDPQCQVALIAGTGSNVCYMEEVKNIENDADFSKMCINTEWGGLGDDGTLDDIMTSDDTEVDQNSINPGKQRFEKLTSGMYLGEIVRRVLLNLTIRGLLFKGYVSEALKTPGIFETKYLSQIESDRLALLQVRSILQHMGLEGTCVDIITVKEVCGAISRRAAQLCGAGMAAVVDKIRENRGLDRLNITVGVDGTLYKLHPHFSRILQETTRALAPQCDVTFLPSEEGSGKGAALIAALAKHMQ